The stretch of DNA TGGTACTTCCAAAGATGCTTTGTTGCATTTGCGGATGTATGCCCTTAGTGATTCATCCCTACCTTTTTTTACTTCAAACAGACTGAAAGCAGTCTTCTTATATTTCTTGATGATAATGAATTCATGCAAGAAAATGCTCTTGAAATCGTCAAATAAACATGTGCTTTGAGGCTCGAGTTTTTCAAACCAACGTTGGGCTAAATCAACCAACGTGTTTATGAAAGCTTTACACTTTATCTTGTCATAATAACAGTGTAACATGGCCATGTTTTCGAATCGGGCCAAGTGTTCCTCGGGATCTGTGTTTCCATCGTACTCCCTGACTTTTGCTTATTTGTAATAGGCAGGAAAGGGCTCATTCACTATATCGGTAGAAAAAGGAAACCTTTTTGGCTGGACTCGGAGGACCCTGGAGGACCCAGCCTATCCTTCCATATTCTTCACTTTCTTTCTTAAGTCTTCCAGTTCATCGGCCATGGTAAGCGCCTTGGAGCACTCCTGGGAACTTTCTTCCTTATTGGTCTTGTCCCGAGGAGGGGACTCGTCTTCGGACTCGTCTTCGCGATGAACATGACTGCTGCTAGTAAATTTTCTATCATAGCTTTCTGGACAACCACTGCTATCTACTAGGTAATTTGTTCTTGGTTGATAATAAAAGTGTGCTGAGGTGGTGGATTTCCCTGAGGAACCTGTGAGCCGAACTTCCTTCTGGAATCATCCCTCTGGGTTGATTTTTGTGTGGAAAACATATCTACGACCTAGATCTAGTTTTCCATAGACGACGCCAATGATATCGACCAGTAAATTAGGTTGAGCTCAGTGAACGATTATGCAGGGTCGTATGGATTTCTTCTCGGGCATGATGTAGATCAAGCGGAGAGTACCCGGGCAGGAGAATCCGCATACTTAAAAGAGCAAAGAACGTTAATGGGGAGCCAGAAGGTTTTCAGACGTggccactccgacgctcaagtcagttaAGTGTTTATGTAAAGGAAAATATATAAAGAGATAATGCTTTCTCAATAAAATATCTGAATTAATATCAAGTAAATCTGGTAGTTATAAAGAGAAGTCAATGATGACCTTGTTTTCAGTGTTTGGTTGTTACTCGTGGCAAGATGGTTGTCCATGTTCTGTTCCCTGACATTGCAACATCTTACAACCCATATCAATACTGATCTAATCATATCATTCCTACATACACTGAAAGACATGCCAATGATATCGAATAATTACATCTCATACCTATGGACCAGAGAGTGACACCTATACCAAGGCGCTCGGGTAGGTGATCACGGTGTGAAGCTCTGCCCTTGGAATCTCATTATACTGCCGGGACTTAATCAACCCGGGCTCAACGTATAGCCCGAGCACACCTGGGCATGTGGTGGTCTGATCTGTCTCGCTGGTTGGTGATTTCCTAACTTCTCAATTTCACCACGTCCCGAGCTCTAATGACTCGGGCACTTCTTTGGTATCAATAAATATTACCCTTAAAACACCTACAAATCTCGAGTACTTTAATAAAAACAAATATCAATATATTTAAATTGTATTTAATGTATCTCGATTTTAAACTCTGTCTTTTTTATAGTCAAGTGCATTTATCCATTTGCTAATGTATGCTTATTTAGTGAGAACTGGAATTCGAATCTCGTCCCCTCTCCAagtaataatttaaaaagttgtGTTTTTTTTGGGTATTTATATAGGAGCTAAAATATAGCTTCTCTGTTCAAATATTGTGTTAATTTTCTTTATATTTTGATGGCAATAAATTCTcgttttatatttttatcatcGTGTAATTTGAAAATCGAGTATTTGAGGCTCGAACAAAATCTTTTTAAACCAAATATCATGTAAAAATCTAATGAACTAAAGGCGCTCTGAATTTCTGATCAATTTTCCTATTTACTCACTAACGTATTTTCTTACTAACTTATTTCTTTATAACATTAGAAAAAAATTATGTGCTTCGGGAAGAATTTGCATTATGAAAGTGTTTTTGACAAAAATCATTTATCATAGCATATTCTATTTCTCGAAATcagtaattattttattttgaaccaATTCTAATTCTCCTAGTTTGAATTCTCTACTTTATTTCTTAGGAAAATTAACTcttaaaacacacacaaaaaaaacaaaaaacaaaaaaaaaacaaaacaaaacaaaaaacgaAAAACGAAATGGAACCACATAATTCATAAGAGTAATTGATCTAATAAAAGATTGAATAAATGAAATGGTCACTTATCGACAAGAATCACAcgatataaaaagaaaaatcattATACTATTAACACCCCTTTCTCCTAGTGTTTTTGTCCACAAGGTGAATTCCATCAAAAGAGGAAATTTCATCTTAATCTCACCCCTATATTCTAAGGGCAAAAATTTGATTTCTGCTGATACCATTTCTGTTTGAGCTACCTGGTTTTGTGACTTAAGCTAAGCCATCTCCAAGACCTTAATGTGTCCCATGGAATTTGCAGCAACTAAGGTGGAAGACTGACCACGCCAACACACAGATGAAACGAACTGTGTCGAATCGTCGACTTCATCAACAGAAAATGAATCACTGCTGTTGAATTTACAAGACAGGGCAGGCATAGGCAAAGCCTTGTGGTAAACAAAAACCTGCTTGGTGATGGAATATCTTGGTATGAGTTTCAAAAGACGTTAAAAGAGTTGAAGTATCAGAAATACCGAGAAAAATAACAAGTCGCAAGACGAGAAAGCACTATATTGAGTAGACTATAGGATACCTCATTTGTTTCTGAACCAGTTGCAATAAATCCTTCAGAAACAGACAAGCCCACAAAATTCTGAAACAGAGTAATGTTTCATAATCAGTTTTAGATGGAACACTCATAAGCCCCAAGAGAGAAGCACGAGTCATTTTTAAGAAATTCCTTTCTTCCAAAATTTCGAATACCAATAGCTGAGTGATGGTGATTTAGACAGAGCAAGAAGCATGAGGGGGGGGCTAAGAGATATTTTAAACTCAAAAGATACGCGTTCATGCTAAAGAATACAATCAAACTATACCTTGACATTCAGGTGACCTGTGAATGACTGCATAGGACAGTCAAGAACTCTTGAATTACACATTGACAAATCCCAGAGCTTTAGCGTATTATCAGTAGAAGCAGACACAAGTGTAGTTGAATCTATGAACTTCACATAGCTAACTGTTTTATGGTGCCCAACTAGAGTGCACAAGGGCATTTTTGAATTACGAAGATCGTAATAATATATCCTATGATCAGCAGACCCAAATGCTAGACAATGAGCAGAGTCTGACGGAAATTGCACACAGCAAACATTGGCCTTTGTCTTAATAGTACCGACACTTGCTCCCTGCAGAAGCAACCCATGTAAGAGAACTTATCTTATTATACATCCATAATCTAATGCATACAGCAAATGATAACTAGATGCTGTAGTACGTTTAGTTTCAAAGCTGACATCCACCAAGTGCAAAAATAGAATTGCCTGATTGATATTCCAAAGCTTAACTGAACCATCATCACTCCCACTGGCAAGCATTGTTGGATCTGCCATGGAAAAGTCGACAGACCATACGCGACGTTCATGCTCTTTCATTTCCAAGAAAATTTGACTTCTTGTGGCATCCCATACCTGGACAACATATCGAGTGAAAATCAATGATTGGCAAGAGAATACTTGTGAGTAAATAATATAAGAGTGCACTTTGGAAACATGGATTATAGTTTTATTGATAACAACAAAACAATCGATCAAATCTTAAATTCATATCTTATTTTTTACACATTAGTTATACaaagtaaaatatatttcaaatgaCACAATTATTGGATTAACTTGAAATTCATTCTAATCAACATGAAGTAAAATACATGTATTTCCTTCCATCCAAGCACAACCTAACGGATTTTAAATTCAAGTTACCTGCACCACACCTTCAAAGTTACTTGAAGCAATCTGACTCTTAATGTAGCCACTCCAACATATACTGCTGAGTTTAGTTCCACTTGCCATTTCAACCACAGGGTAACGAATATCCCGATCTCCATTCAAGATTGAGTTATATTCAAAAACTTTGATCTTTTTGCTTACCCCAGCTGTAGCAAAAAACTCTCCATCACGGTCGAAGCTAAGGGAACATATCAGGTTAGATGAATTTAAGAGATCCCCTTGTTTCAAGTCTGCTTTAACTTTGAGCATACTGAAAGACAAATACTTGCATAACCCTTCTAGAAAAGTATTTATCCATCCACTTTTTCCACGCTCATTACGCATTTCTTTAGATGTTGGATTCGTAAAACAGCTTTTTTCAGTGACAACAGCAGATCTTTTACCATCACTACTGACAAGAGAATGTCTAGGCAGTGGTAGGCTAGTTACTTTGACATCCCTGCGTCTCGTTGAATAGTAAGCTGATTCCAATTTCTGAAAATTCTTCATGAGCCGAGAACTTCTGGACAGAATGCTTCCTTGATCTCCACCAGGCGTCTCTATGCAATTAGAGTCATCAGGTTCAGTGTAAAATTCCTGTCTGCTTCGCTTTCTGCTCCCTGAGCTTCCAAAATCATCATGAGCAGCAACCTTCATCAAATCAGAGGATGAATGTGTACTTTCGTCCAATTTTAATTCCAAATCTCCTTTAAGCCTGAGAGCTGTTTGCAACTTTGTGACTTCTTCTATATCTTCAGATATAAAGGCTATTGTCTCACTTAAGCTATCTGAAGCATCATGTTTTCTCTGCTGCAATAGCATAAGAAATTCGAGAAGCAACTCCTGCTCCTCTATCTTTTCTGGAAGATCTATAATAGCTTCTTGTTCATCTAACACATCTCTTGGTGAATTCAAAAAATAACTTCGTAACAGCTCACTGCAAGACAGTGTGCAGAAGGAGAGGTGAGAATGAGCACATCTGTAACATTTCAATAAATGAGAGTGGAGATACAAGGACTAAATGAATCCATCCAATGATATTTTACATCTTTTTCCCATGATAAGGTCATATTTCGGACCTCGAACTCATCACATTACAACAGAGaagcaaattttttttatgcgtGTATATTCTACTGCACAAAAATGTCAACACTTGAACAAAAAAACTATCCAACTCAAAAAGGTGCATGATCAAGAGCTTAAACGTGAAAGAGTAGAACAGCTAGAAACCTTTTTTTGGAATATGGAATTGGATGGTAAGCAATTTAGAGAAAAGATGGCAGTAGCTGAAGCTTCAGGACTAAAATGGAATGAAACGACAAAAGTACCTTATCTTAGGGCGGTTACTTGGCTCAGGGTGCAGCAACCACAAACAAAATGAAACTTCTTTAGGCCACTTAAGAAGCAATTGAGATGGAAACACACGATGCCTCAGGTTTTCCATGGTTGTGCATTTCTCTTCCAGGGAAGCAGAAGTGTAAAATAGCTGCTAACAGGTTAGCATTTAGTGACATGCTAGATATGAAATCCATCATATTTAAACATCTATACCAAATAAATTACGAGGAAAATGGTTAGCAATCCCAGAAAACTAATCTCACAGCATTTAGTTTATTAAAACGTGTCCATCACTGACCTCAAAAAGCAAGACTCCGAGCCTATAAATATCAGAAGCACCAGAAATAGGATCACCCACAATTTCTTCCGGACTACTATACCAATTTGATTCCATGAGAATCATTTGTTTCATTGAAAAAGAGTGCTTCTGATCTCCCTTTTGTGCACTGCTAATGTCTTCCAAGGAATGCATGACCTGAGCTGAGTATGAATTCAAGCAATTGGTTTCGGAATTCAACCGTGAATCAGCATTGACTGGATTACTCGCCAGCCAAGGACCTGGTGTGCCTTTTAGACTTCCTGAACTATGGTATGAGAGAGAGTCAAGAGGCCAAGAAGAACACTTGATCTCAGCTGTTCGGCTGTTTGATCTATGTTCCGGCTCTGAGAGAGAAACAGCCTCCACAAAAGAAACATGATTGAACGAGGACATGACAAAGCATGAGGGCCGAACATTTTGAACAACATTTCCATGAGAATGAGCTTCGTTCACAAAGTCCACAATTTGAGAATATATGTGAAAACATTCAACAGCATTAACTGCCCTTTGTGGACTATCCAACCAATGTCTCAAACTAACATCATTACATTCCAAGGCCTTAACAACAGGACCTCTCACTTCGTCGCCATCATCAGCTCCAACCGGAGTACTATAATTGTAGATACGTGGCCAGAGCGCTTTTTCTCTCCCTTTCCTTACTGGTATAAACCCATAATCATGTGATGCAGTATCCCGTGAAAACCTGTTCGTACTTCCTCGAAGATTCCTGAGATTTGAATTCAAACCTCTAGAACTATCTGACAGCTCTCTATTCCGGAGTGATGAAGAACTCAACTCCCTACAGCTATCAGAACTCTGCCAAGCACCCTCAGAGGACCCCTTCATCGTATACTTGCCGGAAGACCTATGTATACACACAAAGAACTGCACAATGAAGGATCAACACATTTCTATCAATGTCTTTCGAGTTCCCCCACGACCACCCCACCCCAATTCATGAACccattttcttgaaaatgaagaaaaataacACCTGCGTGGCCGATCATCTAACACCACTCAGGCAGAAGAGATGCTTCTTTAAACTTGGCAAAATCAAAACGTCACCGTCACCGCGAACCACTTTCAGCGCCCACAACAAATCAGCAAGAAAGAAATCGAAATTCAGATCACTAAGAAAGAATTCTCACAACATTCGCTTCTCAACTTGACACTCAAGAGTGTCTGATAGCGAGAGAGGTACATGAACTGCAAGCTGTACCATGGACGAGTGAGATCAGACGAGCCAGACCCCCCGTAAAACATCTCGATTTCAGtcaagaaaaatacaaatgcaAAATAACTTTTTGTCCCAACTCCCAAATTTACAAGTATACATCAAATGGTTTTCGTTTTTTTCTGTgggttttaaataaataaaaaaatagtatTCAAGAAACCCTAGCAAACGGCATCTTCATTCATTTTACCTTCCAAGTACCATATATGTACACGCTACGTGGCGCATTGTCTTCCTCAAGTTCAAAGTTTTGATTCTAATAAAATATTGACACTGTGTGGCCCAGCGAGATCTTCCATTTCCAATGGCAGCACAGTGCCATAGAACTGGAGAACTGGTCAAATTCATGAATGTAAATTTGCCCTAAATGGCAATTAATTAGTAGCCACGCCACTAATTTGATCCCCCAAAGCGATTATTTTAATATGTTTAACCCTAATGCGATGATCCAAAGCGCGAAAAACGTGGTGACATTATTGCCAGCAGCAAAGTCTCCATTCTTATTCAGATTCCTCGAAACGAACAATTAATCAGTCGATGAAATTCTTAAAACTCGGTACTATTACCCTTTGAATTTCTCTATTGAAGAGAAATCATTGTAAAACTGAAAACAATTATCATGTCCTAATTCCTTtttgttattaaatttttttttaaatgaggaaattttttatttgttcattAGGACACATACTTGGGTTTTGGAGATTTTAATAAAACTTTGAAGTTAAAAATATGTgatatcaaaatttcaaatttgagACGAAATTTCAAATTTGAGACGAAATTAACAAAATACCTCTTCTCAACTTAAAAAAAGTGATCAATCCCTTTTTGagcaaaaacaaaacatcaacaATTTTTGTTCGGTCTCTATGATGAGACATTGACTCATTTTCTCCCAATAGTTGCATATTCCAAGCTTTTCTTTCTAGGATTTTGTGTCACTGGAATCTTCTTCTCCATGAATTCATTTTTCTATATTCTCTTGGTCGGAGTACCATTTCTTGCATATAAAGCGTAacagaagtttaaaaattttattttgatgttcGAAATGTTAATTGAGTATCGTATGATTTAAAACATTCATAAGATGTTTAGTTCTATTTAACTTTGCATATTTAATACTGACACCAAACCATTCTTGGATTAATGAAGTTGGTCTTTCTTATAAAACCCCATAAATGGATTTTCTTTTGATCGTCTAATGAAGTCCACGATTTCTTTGTTTATTTCGCACTATTGATCTAACAAAATTTACGTCGAGATTGGATCGACGAAATTTCAGAAATCCGGTGAGCGATAGCGACATGAGACGCATGGTGGAGGGAAGGGCTAAATTTTTTGTAGAGTCCAAATTTAGTACACGTAAAaaccatgcatttatttaattgttaaattatttaatcaattttaaaatgattttttgagatgcatgatttatgaaattacattattttaaattatttatgtttatgtgatgcacgttaaaatgtttctcgggtttcatgtttcaggcgattattcgatgcgggatcgatgAAAAGAGACTGACGACAATTTTGGCGATTATAGCAtgtagtattttattttaagtcaagaaaggagcattttaaatgatttatttagtttttagtattttaacccaaaattatttatttagtgattttaagattttaaaacttttaaagtctagtaagtgtgtattttatattaattaaggGACTTGTTAAGTTAGTGTGGATTAACtttttatttaacatttttaattaCTAATTAACCACTTTACCCCTAATTAATCACTAAACACACGTACACACTATTCTTACACACACACCTACACGGCAACGCACATACACCTTTCTTAGCCTTTcacttcatattttttttaagaaaattagggttcttagaacaagagtgcagccgcccctccccttTAGTTTCTAGCAGATTATCGTTgggttttcttcaagaaaatcattCCACGATCGTCTCGGATCAACCCTCGCACAatttccgcttcggtatcgccgtatCGTGAGTTTTAAGTATCAAAATGCATGTATAGTCTtttgtttctgcatcgatcttgttatattatatgttcttatatttattatgcgtaaaatccatgtatgttgtaaaaagtttgataaaaaatttggtggatcggttttgaaacgattttagatctaaaaactcgaaatttgctgtcattttaaataatGCGACTTTTTGGTCGACTTTCTAGAAAACATTCAACATATAAATCGTAGAACCTTTTGATACctttgatttgacagtaaattcgaaatatttggataataaATGAGTCAGTTATTattgttttcgtgggactgctcaaattgcgtttttctgaaaatgcgtcttgatatgttcttgaagttttattattgcaggcttcgttgggcacCATCgagcttgtgctactgcatttagatatgttatgggatTTGTTTAgttgttatttggtggttcgtttgggtcgggattggcttgggatgtaatagaagtcgtatgaagcgaaatgatgtcgaattacgggttattgttgtattgaagttgCTTGTCGATGCTTGGGGACGTTTGGGGTGTTTgtatgggtttgaatcaatgtaataacaacctaggatgagtctcgaggtgttaTTTCATGGCCCCTAGGCTTGGATTGGAAGAACGAATGAATcaataagttagtgaatttttcCGAGTTTGCAAGTCCAAAGGCTACCCAGACCCCGACACGGAGTACGTGCCCTTCTTCCTTCAAAaatgcgaatttccagcatgtaccCGGACCCCTACCCGGACCCttacaggtccgtgtactcctttaaaaaaatattttttttatatgaatatAAATATAGGATTTAGTTTGTGGTtatgaatataaaatataagaTTTGGTTTGGGGTTTTATGTCATAGTTTAGTACGATAATTAAACGAGTTCAAGTCCagagtgatctagaatgtcataagctatttatttacttcggtggtgagcacgagtacctacgtctaagctatgaaaGATAAGGGCCTGAACTCATGTTAGTAaatgcagcagtggccccaagcgagatccaacgaatccctcaacgccaagtaagtatgttcgacgtgcaaaagaaaattttttaagttttgaggtattctaaatgtcttgtgaccaaattatgaacgagtttggaagtcggtgacgtggccgaggacctctccaccccggtaaagcattTCCGgttttagatcaggattggaaagcggtaaagcatgaccagggaccaatccacccgttaaagcatgaacggggatctcatgtatatggTACTTGACTTTCCCTGCtagcccagtattgtggtttagtctgatcaggcgcatttatgtatgggtcacttgctttgaaacatatctttacgcaaaatgatgaagtttatatatgttcaagtatgtattaagcaagcatgtttatgaaaagttttatgattatggcacgtctatgtttatgctactacgttcaagtttcaagtatgtacgctctattttaaagatgcatgtggttttattacgtatcaCTTGCTATATcaagtttatacatgttgaggctttagactcactagactggatcgatgcaggtgatgatgactttgaggagacgaggggtggggaccaatgagctgacttggactgagcaggaggctaaacccgaggatcgCCCATGTTTTTAAGAATTATGCaatgtttcaaatactctgattttcaaGAAGTGGTGTATGCTGTTTAAACTGATTATTACTTTTGGCAAACTTGGTTTTGGTTGTTTTTATTACAAATGTTTTTAGACGAGCAAGTTATTTTAATGCAAATTTGAAAGTTTgttttgtatttaagaaaattttaatttttccgcaaatttcaagtagtttaaaagtacggtacgttacagttggtatcagagcgatatcTTGTAAAGGATTATAcctactgccagttgcgagaagctcacgaagtcacacctcaagtctgtaagttttaaagttttaaattaatTCATGTAATATGTATccagtcatgatttcagcatgtgcatgtttGAGTTCaatttacgtgcatcttatgatattagtattatgttcatgcatgttgggtttacgtgttgggtaaatgttggaacagtatgcctccctGACGTAggattgtgtgtgaagcaagCGATGAGAATAGGGAAGCCCAGGATGGGGAGAGGGTCACCTtcatgcaggctcagatgcttgtaGGGATGACCCAATTATTCGCAGAGTTTGCAGGGGAACCAGACTGCAGTAGACATAGGGGCAAGGCCCAGACCGGAGGCAGTCTATGATAATTTTAAGAGGAGGGATCCGAAGGAGTTCTCGgggactactgacccgatgatagcagAAGGATGGATTAAGTTCATCGAGGTAATATTTGCGTTTATGGAGCTATATGATGCAGAGAGAGTTAGATGTGCCACCTTCTTGTTGATTGGAGACGCCAGGCTTTGGTGGGAAAGCACGTCAGTGTCAGTGAACTTACAAACACTGACGTGGAATGGGTtaaggaggttttctactccaagtacttcactgaagaagtacgctcccgtctgaccagggagttcatgtcaCTGGGACAGGGAGAcagcagcgtggcagacttcgtcaggaagtttgagagggggtgtcactttgtgcccctgattgcaaatgatgcccgagagaagctgaggcattttatggatgggttgcgaccgatcttgcgccgcgatgttcgagttgctggtcctacgACTTATGCAGTTGTCGTGTCgagagctttggcggcagagcaggaccaaagggacattgaggtcgataggcaaggcaagaggccctatcagacgcctcagcagcagcagcaaccTCAGTTTAATAGGCCTTTCCCAGGACATCAGGGGAAGAGGCCATTTCAGGGACCACCGAAAGGCAAAGGTCCTATTCCTTAACAGAAGGTTCCTCAGAGACCCGGTGAGTACCCAGTGTGCCCGAAGTGCAACCGTCAGCATCCGGGACAGTGTTTATTTGGATCGGGCAAATGCTTAAATACGAAGCCGGCGATCATATGCTGAGAGACTGCCCACAGTGGAGGCAGGCGACCCAGGgtagagtgttcgccatgcaggCAGAGGAGGCGAAACTAGACACGACCCTGCTGACTGGTAATTAATTTAATTCAGCACCGCATTATTCTTGCTATGCATGTTTCGAATTTTATTTGAGATTATTAGTGTGGTAGTAGTATTTTTGGtgacttgtgtagagattttttcTACTGTGCATGAGGTTAAGAATaaaattttgggatataagttttttGTTGTACCAACAtttctcaggaaatattttcataaggAGAGTAGCCATGAAGGttttgatagattcaggggccccAATCACCCTTTTATTTCggagacgtttgctaatcatctggacgtcaagtctattggactcgacgtgGGCTATTCAGTGACAGTCACATCAGGAGAAGAATTGTCGgctactagcgtggtcagagacatcGCTCTCGAACTGcaaggccacctagtgtatgacGATCTAatcgtgttgccgatgccaTAATTTGATATTATCTTCGGAATGGACTGACTGACGAAAAACGGAGTTCTTATTGATTTCCAGAAAAGGTCAAGTATTGGTAAGACCTTTGGGCATGAAGCAGTTTCTCTTTGAGCCAAATAaatggagaagtttccctcgcatgatctcttgcttGCAGGCACAGAGACTTATTCATAAGGGTTGTCAGGCGTTCTTGGCTAGCATTGTTTCAGCGCCTGACTTACCCACTCCGTCTATATCTGATGtaccagtagtcagagattttcctgacatttttccagatgacgtcacaggccttccaccagagagagaggtggagttcgctattgatcttatgccaggcactgtgccaatctcAAAGGCACCTTACCGactagctccagctgagatgttagagctcaagcagcagattcaggagcttcttgacaaataattcattcgccctagtttctcaccatggggcgtaccagt from Primulina eburnea isolate SZY01 chromosome 6, ASM2296580v1, whole genome shotgun sequence encodes:
- the LOC140833936 gene encoding protein SPA1-RELATED 3-like isoform X2, translated to MKGSSEGAWQSSDSCRELSSSSLRNRELSDSSRGLNSNLRNLRGSTNRFSRDTASHDYGFIPVRKGREKALWPRIYNYSTPVGADDGDEVRGPVVKALECNDVSLRHWLDSPQRAVNAVECFHIYSQIVDFVNEAHSHGNVVQNVRPSCFVMSSFNHVSFVEAVSLSEPEHRSNSRTAEIKCSSWPLDSLSYHSSGSLKGTPGPWLASNPVNADSRLNSETNCLNSYSAQVMHSLEDISSAQKGDQKHSFSMKQMILMESNWYSSPEEIVGDPISGASDIYRLGVLLFELFYTSASLEEKCTTMENLRHRVFPSQLLLKWPKEVSFCLWLLHPEPSNRPKISELLRSYFLNSPRDVLDEQEAIIDLPEKIEEQELLLEFLMLLQQRKHDASDSLSETIAFISEDIEEVTKLQTALRLKGDLELKLDESTHSSSDLMKVAAHDDFGSSGSRKRSRQEFYTEPDDSNCIETPGGDQGSILSRSSRLMKNFQKLESAYYSTRRRDVKVTSLPLPRHSLVSSDGKRSAVVTEKSCFTNPTSKEMRNERGKSGWINTFLEGLCKYLSFSMLKVKADLKQGDLLNSSNLICSLSFDRDGEFFATAGVSKKIKVFEYNSILNGDRDIRYPVVEMASGTKLSSICWSGYIKSQIASSNFEGVVQVWDATRSQIFLEMKEHERRVWSVDFSMADPTMLASGSDDGSVKLWNINQAILFLHLVDVSFETKRSKCRYY
- the LOC140833936 gene encoding protein SPA1-RELATED 4-like isoform X1: MKGSSEGAWQSSDSCRELSSSSLRNRELSDSSRGLNSNLRNLRGSTNRFSRDTASHDYGFIPVRKGREKALWPRIYNYSTPVGADDGDEVRGPVVKALECNDVSLRHWLDSPQRAVNAVECFHIYSQIVDFVNEAHSHGNVVQNVRPSCFVMSSFNHVSFVEAVSLSEPEHRSNSRTAEIKCSSWPLDSLSYHSSGSLKGTPGPWLASNPVNADSRLNSETNCLNSYSAQVMHSLEDISSAQKGDQKHSFSMKQMILMESNWYSSPEEIVGDPISGASDIYRLGVLLFELFYTSASLEEKCTTMENLRHRVFPSQLLLKWPKEVSFCLWLLHPEPSNRPKISELLRSYFLNSPRDVLDEQEAIIDLPEKIEEQELLLEFLMLLQQRKHDASDSLSETIAFISEDIEEVTKLQTALRLKGDLELKLDESTHSSSDLMKVAAHDDFGSSGSRKRSRQEFYTEPDDSNCIETPGGDQGSILSRSSRLMKNFQKLESAYYSTRRRDVKVTSLPLPRHSLVSSDGKRSAVVTEKSCFTNPTSKEMRNERGKSGWINTFLEGLCKYLSFSMLKVKADLKQGDLLNSSNLICSLSFDRDGEFFATAGVSKKIKVFEYNSILNGDRDIRYPVVEMASGTKLSSICWSGYIKSQIASSNFEGVVQVWDATRSQIFLEMKEHERRVWSVDFSMADPTMLASGSDDGSVKLWNINQGASVGTIKTKANVCCVQFPSDSAHCLAFGSADHRIYYYDLRNSKMPLCTLVGHHKTVSYVKFIDSTTLVSASTDNTLKLWDLSMCNSRVLDCPMQSFTGHLNVKNFVGLSVSEGFIATGSETNEVFVYHKALPMPALSCKFNSSDSFSVDEVDDSTQFVSSVCWRGQSSTLVAANSMGHIKVLEMA